The following DNA comes from Peribacillus sp. FSL E2-0218.
TCTGGCAAGCATATGTGGAAGAAGCAGATCATCTGCGTCATCATCAAGAGGTAAAACCTATATATGCGAAACGCAAAGAAACGATTGAGCGTGTATTCGCAGATGCAAAAGAAAAGCATGGTATGCGTTGGACTACTTTAAGGGGACTTAAAAAATTGTCGATGCAGGCGATGCTTACTTTCGCTGCCATGAATGTAAAGAAGATGGCCACTTGGACATGGCAAGGTCCTAAAACGGCTTAACATAGTGGCTCGAAGAGCCCAAATCTCGTAACCTTTGGTCAAAATTTCAAAGGAATTTCAAAAGGGGTTCGGAATTTTTTAATTCCGAACCCCTTTTGTCTACAAACTGAACCCTTTTATTTAAGGGCTTTTTATTTGTTCCAATAACCTAATTACGTATGATTTCTTATTAAAACTATCCTGCCCCTTTAGTTCATTAAGTAAAAAGGCCACCAAATGGCCGCCCCGGTTCTCAACTAACGCAGGTGATATTTCACAAGGTCTAAATAGTTTTTTATCCATTAATGGTTGAAACAGCAACAATGAATGAAAATATTATTGCTAATATTGCATCTTGTCTTGTAGTTGTTCTTATCAGTGGCATCCAGCTAATCTTACCCATTAGGCTAACAAGTCTCGCAATAATAAAAAAGATAACAAAATAACTAAAAAACGTTCCAATCATATTATCACCTTGCTTCATTTGTCTTTTATTGTAACATTCATCTTCAACTAACCTGCCCCAATAAGTCGCATAAAAAAGCTGCCTGAAAGACAGCTCCGTTCTTCAGTTACCGCACCGGTTACAGAAAAGTTTAATCTTTCTTATCCTTTTCAAGTAAATCAATTATTCTATCAAGCTTTTGTTCGATATTTTCTGACTTGTTTGGTTGTTTTGTAACTAAAGAACGAACAAGAAAAAACACACCAGAAAAAATTCCAAATATAAAAATAAGGAAAACTAGTTGATATAACATATCGCCAATATTCATTTAATTCCTGCCTTTATAAGTATTGGTGTTAGTGTACCTTATTTATAAGTGCACAATTCTATAACACTAGCCCCTTTAATTGAAGGCCTCATTCTTACTTAGTTTTTCAAAAAAACGACACTGTCGCTTCTTTCCACTTGAAAATTTAAATCATCCTTACTATTAAGCATATAACCTGCATCTTTCACATTCTTAGATTCAAACGATATACCATATCCATTATTCTCAGGATACCCATATAAATAGCAGACCACTTTTCCATCGTTCAAAAATACTATCTGATTCATTCCTTCATTTACAGTTTCGCTAATGGTATCCCATTTATAACCTACCGTTTCATATATATCATCTTTCGGGGTATATGGCCGAAAGGAATATACTACATCCCAGTCGAACGGTGTTACATCTAATAAATTTATTGTTTCAACGGAATTTCCAATTGATAACACTTCTTCTTTTAACAGCTCTTCGTTTACATCCCATAATTCCTTCTTTAATAGATTCATAACGATAGCTATACATATTATACCAAAAACAATGATCACTACTGTTTTTTTAGATTTCATATCTGTAACCACCTTGAACAGCAACTTTCCTAACGAAATTACCCACTTCATTATAACAATGTTTTCCAAAAATGTGAATTCTACATGCACTAACCTGCCGCCTTTAGTTCCAAAAGCCAATGAAAATGTACGTTTCTTCCCATTATCATACATTCAAATCTTCTTCCTTCCGTTCGTCTTCTTCTTGTTCACAAGCGTATAAGGGATGATGCTAGAAGTCAAAACAAGTAGGTGTGAAGTGATTAACACGCACTTTGCACGGTCCTTTTTTCTTTTGAAATAGTAAAAATCTGAATTCAAGGAAGACGTAACAATGAGCAAAATAGTAATCCATGCAGAAAAACCGTCAACAGCAAAGGTTTATTCATGCCTTTACAATTTTTCAAAAATTGTTGACTCCTTTTTGATTAACCTATATAATTCCCAATATAATTTAATACGCAAATTCACACTTTTGTGAGAGGCGGAATTTTGTAGAGTTTTTGGCTCTGTTTCATTCGCTCGTTGTCTATGTATAGACAGCGAGCGTTTTTATTTTTTGGGAGGGGTTTTTTGAACAAATCAAAATTTTCTTTATTAGTATTATTGGGTGCCTGTAGCTACGGTGCACTTTCTTCCATTATTAAAATTGGCTTTTTAAATGGATTTTCTTTCTCTGAACTTTTAGGGGGACAATATGTATTTGGTTGGATTGGACTATTATTACTCGTTCTTTTATTCTCTCGTAATAAAGTATCCAAAAGTAATATATTCGCGTTGTTAGCTGTCGGGACATCAATGAGTTTAACGAGTATTTTTTATGGTCTTTCTGTGAAGGAATTACCTGCATCTATTGCTGTTGTTCTATTATTTCAATTCACATGGATTGGTGTGCTAATTGAAGCAGTTGCTAACAAAACTTTCCCAAATAGGGGAAAGATATTATCCATCCTGATCTTATTTGTAGGAACTTTGCTTGCTGGGGGTATTTTTGAAGGCATAGGAGAACAATTATCTACAAAAGGTATTATCTTTGGGTTGCTAGCAGCAATAGCTTTTTCCATATATATATTTACAAGTGGAAGGGTAGCTACAACTGTACCAACCTATTCAAAAAGCTTTCTCATGACAACGAGTGCTACACTCTTCGTTTGCTTAATATTTCCACCCACTTTCTTGACCGATGGTACATTGCAGGCTGGTTTATGGAAATATGCTTTCTTACTTGGGCTCTTCGGTGTAGTTATACCCGTTATTTGTTTCTCTATTGGGGTACCAAAGGTAGGCATAGGACTTGGAACAATTTTAGGAGCCGCTGAACTGCCTACAGCAATCATCGCTTCTGTTACACTTGTGCATGAAATCGTATCACCTCTGCAATGGCTTGGAATTGTTTGTATTTTAATTGGGATTTTCATACCACAAATTCTGATTGTAGGAAAAGAAAAGAAACGAACCATAAAACCAAGCACATAAAAAAACTTATTGTTTTAGCTATCCTTTATTTTGTTTATGATGCAAAACCATATAAAAATAAAACATTTAGTACAATTGTCAGATACAAATATCGCGCTTATAAATTATCATTTTGGCTCAAAAGAAAAGTTGATTAGTGAGACGGTTAAAGTCTTATTAATTAGCTTTCAAGGTACTTTTTCTATTTTAGATGATATTAAAGTGCCAGCGAAAGAAAGATTAAAAATATTTTTACTTAATTATGTACTAGTAATTCAGCAATACCCTGAGTTAGTTAGGAAAATTATTGCAATGGGAACTACGGTATTTACATCTCAATACGAATATGGAGATTTTTTGAAGAAGCTAGGTTTTAGTAAAGTGAAGAATATTCTGATCGAAATAACAAACGAAACGGATCAGGAAATTTTAATGATGATGACAGTTTAAATTTTTATAATTCTTGAATCAGGGGCAGATATAAGAGTACTGCCTGTAGAAAAACAGATTGATTTCTTATTTGAACGCTATTTCTATAAAAATTGAGACAGTGGGTGATAGAGATGGTTAGTTTCTTTAGAAAGCATTGGTGTGATATAGGGTTAGTTGCGGCTATTGTTGTCGCTGTTTGTTTAGTCGCGAATTGGGGAGAAATGAGTGAAATAAAAGTACTGTTAGCGTTAAGTTTTGTGGCCATTTTAGTGCATCAATTTGAAGAGTATCGTTGGCCAGGTTATTTTGCCGGTTTGTTTAATGTAGTTATATTTAATAGTGATATACCAGATCGCTATCCATTAAATACGCAATCCGCTATGGTAATCAATATTTTAATTGCGTATGTTTTTTATTTACTTCCGGTTTTCTTTCAAAATATAAGGTGCGTAGGCTCCATAAAAAATAAAGGGCGATACATATTAGACATGATTAATATGTATCGCCCTTTTACTTCATGTTTTACAATCGCGCCCCGATTGCCGAATAAAACTAAACTTGATATTTCTGAATCAAACCTACAAACGTATCGACAAATGATTGTAAGAATTGAACAGTTCCTTCATTCTTAACTTTGCCGTTTTCATCCAATAAAGCTGCCGCGTTACTTAAATAAGCTTCCGGTTGTTGAACCACTGGCATATTTAAGCATACAAGTGATTGA
Coding sequences within:
- a CDS encoding DUF4083 domain-containing protein: MNIGDMLYQLVFLIFIFGIFSGVFFLVRSLVTKQPNKSENIEQKLDRIIDLLEKDKKD
- a CDS encoding DMT family transporter, which gives rise to MNKSKFSLLVLLGACSYGALSSIIKIGFLNGFSFSELLGGQYVFGWIGLLLLVLLFSRNKVSKSNIFALLAVGTSMSLTSIFYGLSVKELPASIAVVLLFQFTWIGVLIEAVANKTFPNRGKILSILILFVGTLLAGGIFEGIGEQLSTKGIIFGLLAAIAFSIYIFTSGRVATTVPTYSKSFLMTTSATLFVCLIFPPTFLTDGTLQAGLWKYAFLLGLFGVVIPVICFSIGVPKVGIGLGTILGAAELPTAIIASVTLVHEIVSPLQWLGIVCILIGIFIPQILIVGKEKKRTIKPST